The following nucleotide sequence is from Tolumonas lignilytica.
TGCGTCAGGAACAAGAGAGCCGGATCCCGTCCTGGTTAACCTTACCGCTACTCGTTGTCGGGTTGTTGGCTATCAATCTCATCTTATTACAAGACACCAAGTTGGTATTGGGGCTGCTGGGTGGCGTGATCATCTTGATCCTGATCTTAGGTTGCATCGGCTATCTGCTGTTACGCCTGTTACCGAAAGGTGAAACAGGCAGTAGTTTTTATTTGGCGGTTCAGCACTGGCAGCGCCAACCACTGGAAATCTTGCATCAGCTGAGCGGCATCGCCTTATCCTTATTATTGCTCGGTGTGATCATGAGTGTGCGCAGTGAGATTGTTTCCGGTTTTCAGACGTTCTTACCTGCGGATGCCCCGAATCGGTTTTTAATTAACATTCCAGATAGCGACAAAGTGGAATTAGAGCATTTCCTGCAGCAACATCAACTGACTCATGCTCCCTTATACCCCATCGTCAGAGGGCGGCTGACTCATATCAACGGTGAACCGGTTACCCAGCAGGAGGGGCAACCCGGTCGTCCCGGCATTCACCGTGAACTGACGATGACTGCACAGGCGCAATTGCCGACAGACAGCATCATAGTCAGTGGGAAAGGATGGTCGGAAGGCATGCGCAAACAAGTGTCTATCGAACAAGGCGTTGCCGCAGAATTAAATATCAAACTGGGCGACCAATTACAATTTACGGTCGATGATCAATCCTTCACGGTGACAGTACGCAATATCCGTCAGGTCGATTGGCAGAGTATGCGCCCCAATTTCTTTATGATTTTCTCACCGGATGTATTACAACCCTTTGTCGTGAATTGGATGACAAGCTTACGGGTGCCACCGGATAAACTGCCAGCCGAATTGGAACTCGCGCGTACATTTCCTACGATTACGTCTCTGAATATCGATGACTTACTCAATAAATTGCAGGGCGTACTCGATAAGCTGGCAAAAGCGATGACGTTATTGATGTTGTTGGTGTCGGCTGCGGCTATTCAGGTGCTGCTGGTGCAATGGCAGGCTGGATTGCAGCAACGTCAGATCAGCCTGTTATTGATGCGAACGCTGGGAGCCAGGCGCCAACAATTACGTAATATGTTGCACTGGCAAGCCATTTTGCTCGGTGGTTTTGCAGGAATAACTGCGGCATTCAGTTGTGAATTGTTTCGCTGGTGGCTTCATGCTGAATGGAGCGAACAGCCCTGGCAATGGCTGCCCATGTTATGGTGGTTGTTACCACTCAGTGGTGCGGTGACCGTTTTGTTGGTTTCTCAGTTTACCTTGCAACCATTATTGCGGCGAACTTTGGCTGAGCGATTAAGGGCGCTATAAATCTTGATTTATTCATCTTCAAATAGATGTCGGAGTGCTTCTTTTAGCTCGGGATAACGAAATTTAAAACCGGCCTCTAATAATCGTCTTGGTTGAACATTTTGACCACTGAGCAGCAGCTCTGCCATTTCTCCAAGCAATAATGTTAAAGCCCATGCTGGAACACGCATAAAATGGGGACGATGGAGGGTGGCAGCAAGCGCAGCACTAAATTGTTTATTCGTGACAGTATTCGGTGTGGTTGCATTATAAATTCCATTGCATTCTGGGTGTTCAATCAAAAATAGGATGATGGCAGCTAAATCTGTACGGGTTATCCATGACATCATCTGCAATCCAGAGCCCATAGACCCACCCAATCCGCACCAATAGGCAGGTAACATCTTTGCCAGTGCACCGCCTTGCGAACCCAAGACCAGCCCAAACCGGGTGATACAGACCCGACAATTAAATTCAGTCGCCTCCATAGCCAATTTTTCCCAATGTGCACAGACACGAGAAGGAAAATCCTGACGTGCTGGTATGAAGTTTTCGTCTATGGGATCGGCATTCTGAGTGCCATAGAATCCAATGGCTGAAGCATTGATCCAAATTCTTGGTTTTTGTGCGTTGGATTTTTTTAATGTTTCCAGTAACTTGGCTGTTATTGACCAGCGACTTTCGCAAATTAGCTGTTTCTGAGCATCATTCCAGCGCTTTGCTGCCAGCGATTCGCCCGCCAAATTAATAATTACATCCACATCATCGAGAGTTTTGAGTTGTTCTATTTGAATAACTTTACAGTTATCCACAGATAATTGTTTTGCTGCTAACTTTGGAGAGCGGCTAATCAATAAAAGCTCATGTTTCATTTTCAATGAATTGACTAAATATTGACCAATAAAACCCGTTGCGCCTGTAATAAGAATCTTCATGCGGGCACCTGCGATGGAAAAATAGACGGATATGGGTGTCTAAGCTAGTGATAAGTATGCAAGATATCCAGAAAAAGAACTTTTTTTCTGCAATGAACCAATGAGCATTTTTGATCTTATCCACATTTCCTGTGGGTAAGGCTGTAGATGAATACTGAAAAATTGTCAGATACGAGAAGCAGGTATAAAAAAGCCCTGAAACCAGGGCTTTAAAAATGACTAACGAAGTGTTCAGTCTTGAGATTGAGTAGACTGAATACCTGTCAGTGCGATGGTGTAGACGATATCGTCAACCAGAGCGCCACGAGACAGATCGTTAACCGGTTTACGCATGCCTTGCAGCATTGGGCCGATAGAAACCAGATCCGCAGAACGTTGAACCGCTTTATAGGTCGTGTTGCCGGTGTTCAGATCTG
It contains:
- a CDS encoding TIGR01777 family oxidoreductase gives rise to the protein MKILITGATGFIGQYLVNSLKMKHELLLISRSPKLAAKQLSVDNCKVIQIEQLKTLDDVDVIINLAGESLAAKRWNDAQKQLICESRWSITAKLLETLKKSNAQKPRIWINASAIGFYGTQNADPIDENFIPARQDFPSRVCAHWEKLAMEATEFNCRVCITRFGLVLGSQGGALAKMLPAYWCGLGGSMGSGLQMMSWITRTDLAAIILFLIEHPECNGIYNATTPNTVTNKQFSAALAATLHRPHFMRVPAWALTLLLGEMAELLLSGQNVQPRRLLEAGFKFRYPELKEALRHLFEDE
- a CDS encoding ABC transporter permease, yielding MIKLLWRLFLRMGWQGGLQWFVIALAICIASVLSVSLVSDRLTQSLKVSGRDFLAADLVIDSARPLPDEWLKQARTFRLQLTHTTEFSTMLLAGEQMQLASVKAVESGYPFYGRLQLSPQQTIRAGELWLSKPLMLLLQVKPGERVQLGSTSLKVAGELLQEPDQSFNPLALAPRAIMHQHDVGAAQILLPGSRVTHRYLFHGDAAALTAWEQWLTPRLQVGQKLLKPEQANRNLSRQLERSERFFRVASLLGLLLGAIAMSIAIQQYARQTQTMLALLKTFGASRWRIMLLLGGLLCLLTLSGIVIGCLLGWLVHSWMVWQLGNALPPELAAPTIRPFILAFVLGSILVALLVCIPLWRLLDVPALRVLRQEQESRIPSWLTLPLLVVGLLAINLILLQDTKLVLGLLGGVIILILILGCIGYLLLRLLPKGETGSSFYLAVQHWQRQPLEILHQLSGIALSLLLLGVIMSVRSEIVSGFQTFLPADAPNRFLINIPDSDKVELEHFLQQHQLTHAPLYPIVRGRLTHINGEPVTQQEGQPGRPGIHRELTMTAQAQLPTDSIIVSGKGWSEGMRKQVSIEQGVAAELNIKLGDQLQFTVDDQSFTVTVRNIRQVDWQSMRPNFFMIFSPDVLQPFVVNWMTSLRVPPDKLPAELELARTFPTITSLNIDDLLNKLQGVLDKLAKAMTLLMLLVSAAAIQVLLVQWQAGLQQRQISLLLMRTLGARRQQLRNMLHWQAILLGGFAGITAAFSCELFRWWLHAEWSEQPWQWLPMLWWLLPLSGAVTVLLVSQFTLQPLLRRTLAERLRAL